From a single Planctellipticum variicoloris genomic region:
- a CDS encoding response regulator → MKTVFTTGEAAKICKVSQQTIIRCFDSGQLKGFRVPGSRFRRIPRDVLFKFMKENGIPTDALESGRRKALIVDDDEELVELIRDELERDGRFEIRIANNGFDAGMMVREYRPDIIVLDVMLPDINGKEVCQRVRSDSALDDTKIICISGMVEHDKIEELRAAGADDFMQKPFEVDALIDRMCHFLDVEPAGA, encoded by the coding sequence ATGAAAACTGTGTTCACGACCGGCGAAGCCGCGAAGATCTGCAAGGTCAGCCAGCAGACGATCATCCGGTGTTTCGATTCCGGGCAGCTCAAAGGGTTTCGCGTGCCGGGCTCCCGGTTCCGCCGGATTCCCCGCGACGTGCTGTTCAAGTTCATGAAAGAAAACGGCATCCCGACCGACGCGCTGGAAAGCGGACGTCGCAAGGCGCTGATCGTCGACGACGATGAAGAGCTCGTCGAACTCATCCGCGACGAGCTCGAACGGGACGGCCGGTTCGAGATTCGCATCGCCAACAACGGTTTCGACGCAGGCATGATGGTCCGGGAGTATCGCCCCGACATCATTGTCCTGGACGTCATGCTGCCGGACATCAACGGCAAGGAAGTCTGTCAGCGGGTCCGCAGCGACTCGGCTCTCGACGACACCAAGATCATCTGTATTTCGGGCATGGTCGAGCACGACAAGATCGAGGAATTGCGGGCGGCGGGCGCCGACGACTTCATGCAGAAGCCGTTCGAAGTCGACGCCCTGATCGACCGGATGTGTCACTTCCTCGACGTCGAACCCGCCGGAGCCTGA
- the tpx gene encoding thiol peroxidase produces the protein MKRTGAVTFKGGPVDLKGRELKVGDQAPDFKLQDTGLADVSLASTPGKSIILVVVPSLDTSVCSLETKKFNDAAKANPNVQIYSVSMDLPFALKRWCAAEGVENVKAVSAHRCTDFGSDYGVLISGGPLDRILCRAVFVVGADGKVKHVEYVKEIASEPDYDAALAAAK, from the coding sequence ATGAAGCGGACGGGCGCGGTCACTTTCAAGGGAGGTCCGGTCGATCTCAAGGGGCGCGAGCTGAAGGTCGGCGATCAGGCGCCCGATTTCAAGCTGCAGGACACCGGCCTGGCCGATGTCTCGCTGGCCAGCACCCCCGGCAAGTCGATCATTCTGGTGGTCGTCCCCTCGCTCGACACCTCGGTCTGCTCGCTGGAGACCAAGAAGTTCAACGACGCCGCCAAGGCCAATCCCAACGTTCAAATCTACAGCGTCAGCATGGATCTGCCGTTTGCATTGAAGCGGTGGTGCGCGGCCGAAGGGGTTGAAAACGTCAAGGCGGTCAGCGCCCACCGCTGCACCGACTTCGGCAGCGACTACGGCGTGCTGATCTCGGGCGGCCCGCTCGATCGCATCCTCTGCCGGGCCGTCTTCGTCGTCGGCGCGGACGGGAAAGTCAAGCACGTCGAATACGTCAAGGAAATCGCCTCGGAACCGGATTACGATGCGGCCCTGGCGGCGGCGAAGTAG
- a CDS encoding peptidylprolyl isomerase gives MRRVIPGILFALCLMGCNAIKKKYDNPVFAAAPRRIADAEDVQVAEKAAEDGKEEILTVAATTSLPTAEELEAESIEFNSSVVATVNGAPVFGSEIVERYGGPLQQARQKIAEQRDVLPPAKYLQMIEQYRVSRDQIVRQDLRSHIERRLLIELLKADMKAEQIKQIETQLEKQFEEAELPKLKRELKASTKPELEQELRKRDTSIATIRNSFMSNIMAIQYVRANIPRPDPATRQEIVDYYREHRSEFEIEARVRWRQIQCMYARPAARGEAEKKIRTARGELQRGQPFEAVARKYSEDPFAKTGGNWDWITPGSMADKDLENRLFELPVGEVSGIFEGKDSFLVVEVLEREEAGVRKFAEVQNEIKDKIDKERQAEAPREFLKKVWDSAVIESRYDLQGSPQQ, from the coding sequence ATGCGACGAGTCATTCCGGGAATCCTGTTCGCACTCTGCCTGATGGGCTGTAACGCCATCAAGAAGAAGTACGACAATCCCGTTTTCGCCGCCGCCCCCCGCCGCATCGCCGACGCCGAAGACGTCCAGGTGGCCGAGAAGGCCGCCGAGGACGGCAAGGAAGAAATCCTCACGGTCGCGGCGACGACGTCTCTGCCGACCGCGGAGGAACTGGAAGCGGAGTCGATCGAGTTCAACAGCAGCGTCGTGGCGACCGTCAACGGCGCACCGGTCTTCGGTTCGGAGATCGTGGAGCGTTACGGCGGTCCGCTGCAGCAGGCGCGGCAGAAAATCGCCGAGCAGCGCGACGTTCTGCCGCCGGCCAAATACCTGCAGATGATCGAACAATATCGCGTTTCGCGCGATCAGATCGTGAGACAGGACCTGCGGTCGCACATCGAGCGGCGGCTGCTGATCGAGCTGCTGAAGGCCGACATGAAGGCCGAACAGATCAAGCAGATCGAAACGCAGCTTGAAAAGCAGTTCGAGGAAGCCGAACTGCCGAAGCTCAAACGCGAGCTGAAGGCGTCGACGAAGCCCGAACTCGAACAGGAGCTGCGGAAGCGGGATACGAGCATTGCGACGATCCGCAACTCGTTCATGTCCAACATCATGGCGATTCAGTACGTGCGGGCGAACATTCCGCGCCCCGATCCAGCGACGCGGCAGGAAATCGTCGACTACTATCGCGAACACCGGTCCGAATTCGAAATCGAGGCGCGGGTCCGCTGGCGGCAGATTCAGTGCATGTATGCTCGACCGGCCGCCCGCGGCGAGGCCGAGAAGAAAATTCGGACCGCTCGCGGCGAGCTGCAGCGCGGCCAGCCTTTCGAGGCGGTCGCCCGCAAGTACTCCGAGGATCCGTTTGCCAAAACGGGCGGCAACTGGGACTGGATTACGCCGGGGAGCATGGCCGACAAGGACCTGGAAAACCGGCTGTTCGAACTGCCGGTCGGCGAAGTCAGCGGCATTTTCGAAGGGAAAGATTCGTTCCTGGTCGTCGAAGTTCTGGAACGCGAAGAGGCGGGCGTCCGGAAATTTGCCGAGGTGCAGAACGAAATCAAGGACAAAATCGACAAAGAACGCCAGGCCGAAGCTCCGCGCGAGTTCCTGAAGAAAGTCTGGGACAGTGCGGTTATCGAGTCGCGCTACGATCTGCAGGGAAGCCCGCAGCAGTAG
- the mnmG gene encoding tRNA uridine-5-carboxymethylaminomethyl(34) synthesis enzyme MnmG, with the protein MPTSHYDYDIAVIGAGHAGCEAALAAARLGARTVLLTMNCDSVGQMSCNPAIGGVAKGQIVREIDALGGEMGRVIDATGLQFRMLNRSKGAAMHSPRAQADKKAYQFEMKRRIEDQPGLTLRQETVEGLIVERGELRDESQREDEFLNAQHSTLNARITGVAVRGGGVYRCRAVIVTTGTFLQAIMHTGEAKTAGGRAGDGTVATMSDSLRELGFELQRFKTGTPCRLNGRTIDYSVLEEQPGDADPQPFSFLTDRIEQSQLPCWLTETNPHVHALIRANLHRAPMYSGQIQSTGPRYCPSIEDKVVRFAEKDSHHIFLEPEGRNTWEIYCNGISTSLPRDVQDELIRSVRGLERAEIMRYGYAVEYDFAPPTQLQSTLETKRVAGLYFAGQINGTTGYEEAAGQGLMAGINAALKLKEEPPLIIDRSQAYLGVLIDDLVTRGVDEPYRMFTSRAEYRLLLRQDNADRRLTPLGRRIGLVTDERWRRFEQHEAEIAAANHLLSRERHEGPTLEEWLRRPEVDWSWLAERLSVVAELTITDRAREQVEIEVKYAGYIRRQSLEIEKHQKTQSIRIPAAFDYHGIPQLRREAREKLAKVKPADLGQAGRISGITPSDLTVLMLYLREPERLTGASSAPV; encoded by the coding sequence ATGCCCACCTCCCACTACGACTACGACATCGCCGTCATCGGCGCCGGACATGCCGGCTGCGAGGCCGCCCTTGCCGCCGCCCGGCTCGGCGCCCGCACCGTCCTGCTGACCATGAACTGCGACTCCGTCGGCCAGATGAGCTGCAATCCCGCCATCGGCGGCGTCGCCAAGGGGCAGATCGTCCGCGAGATCGACGCCCTCGGCGGTGAAATGGGCCGGGTGATCGACGCGACCGGGCTGCAGTTCCGCATGCTCAACCGGAGTAAGGGGGCCGCCATGCACAGCCCCCGCGCCCAGGCCGACAAGAAGGCCTACCAGTTCGAGATGAAACGCCGGATCGAAGACCAGCCGGGACTGACGCTGCGCCAGGAAACGGTGGAAGGGTTGATAGTTGAGAGGGGAGAGTTGAGAGATGAGAGTCAGAGAGAAGACGAATTCCTCAACGCTCAACACTCAACGCTCAACGCACGCATCACTGGCGTCGCCGTCCGGGGAGGCGGCGTCTACCGCTGCCGGGCGGTCATCGTCACCACAGGGACCTTCCTGCAGGCCATCATGCATACCGGCGAGGCGAAGACCGCCGGCGGCCGGGCCGGCGATGGAACCGTCGCGACGATGTCCGACTCGCTGCGCGAACTGGGGTTCGAGCTGCAGCGATTCAAGACCGGGACCCCCTGCCGGCTGAACGGGCGGACGATTGATTACTCCGTCCTGGAAGAACAGCCGGGGGACGCCGATCCGCAGCCCTTCTCGTTTCTGACCGATCGGATCGAGCAGTCGCAACTCCCCTGCTGGCTGACGGAGACCAACCCGCACGTCCACGCGCTGATCCGGGCGAACCTGCACCGGGCGCCGATGTATTCCGGGCAGATCCAGTCGACCGGGCCGCGGTATTGCCCCTCGATTGAAGACAAGGTCGTGCGGTTCGCCGAGAAGGACTCGCACCACATCTTCCTGGAGCCCGAAGGGCGGAATACGTGGGAGATTTACTGCAACGGCATTTCGACCAGCCTGCCGCGGGACGTGCAGGACGAACTGATCCGCTCCGTCCGCGGGCTGGAGCGGGCGGAGATCATGCGCTACGGCTATGCGGTCGAATACGACTTCGCCCCGCCGACGCAGCTCCAGTCGACGCTCGAAACCAAGCGGGTCGCCGGTCTTTATTTCGCCGGGCAGATTAACGGCACGACCGGCTACGAAGAGGCGGCGGGGCAGGGGCTGATGGCGGGCATCAACGCCGCTCTCAAGTTGAAGGAGGAGCCGCCGCTGATCATCGACCGCAGCCAGGCCTATCTGGGGGTGCTGATTGATGACCTGGTGACGCGTGGCGTCGACGAGCCTTACCGCATGTTTACGTCCCGGGCCGAGTACCGGTTGCTGCTCCGGCAGGACAACGCCGACCGCCGGCTGACGCCGCTCGGCCGGCGCATCGGACTGGTGACGGACGAGCGTTGGCGACGATTTGAGCAGCACGAAGCGGAAATCGCCGCCGCCAACCATCTGCTCAGTCGCGAACGGCATGAGGGGCCGACGCTCGAAGAGTGGTTGCGGCGTCCGGAAGTTGACTGGAGCTGGCTCGCGGAACGCCTGTCCGTCGTGGCGGAATTGACCATCACGGATCGCGCGCGGGAGCAGGTGGAAATCGAGGTCAAGTACGCGGGGTACATCCGGCGGCAGTCGCTGGAGATCGAAAAGCATCAGAAGACGCAATCAATCCGGATTCCCGCGGCGTTCGACTATCACGGCATCCCCCAGTTGCGGCGCGAGGCCCGGGAGAAGCTGGCGAAGGTGAAGCCGGCGGACTTGGGGCAAGCCGGGCGTATCAGCGGGATTACGCCGTCCGACCTGACCGTCCTGATGCTCTACCTCCGCGAACCGGAGCGGCTCACCGGCGCCTCTTCTGCGCCAGTCTGA
- a CDS encoding T6SS immunity protein Tdi1 domain-containing protein, giving the protein MPITMNDLTISPDGIDFDSLLEHWEWAMPEPMRPVLLTAMGDAFAQGESKAVYFVDVIGGEIRPVADDGASFQKLLEDRDFVTDHMYPARIVELRKCGLTLQPREVYSHTQLLVLGGKDDVDNIETTDVSVHIGIHGQVHRQVRDLPEGTPISEINIDVE; this is encoded by the coding sequence ATGCCCATCACGATGAACGACCTGACGATCAGTCCCGACGGCATTGACTTCGATTCCTTGCTCGAGCACTGGGAGTGGGCCATGCCCGAGCCCATGCGACCCGTCCTGCTCACCGCCATGGGAGATGCCTTTGCACAAGGCGAATCCAAGGCCGTTTACTTTGTGGACGTCATTGGCGGCGAAATCCGCCCCGTCGCCGATGACGGCGCATCGTTCCAGAAGCTGCTGGAGGACCGGGATTTCGTGACGGACCACATGTATCCCGCCCGAATCGTCGAACTGAGGAAATGCGGTCTGACACTGCAGCCGCGGGAGGTCTACAGTCACACGCAACTGCTGGTTCTGGGAGGCAAAGACGACGTCGACAACATCGAAACAACGGATGTCAGCGTCCATATCGGCATCCACGGGCAGGTCCATCGGCAGGTCAGGGATCTCCCCGAAGGAACTCCGATCTCCGAGATCAACATCGACGTCGAATAA
- a CDS encoding sensor histidine kinase, with amino-acid sequence MSGQATDSEEAPASSFSLEPDADHLAALGEFAAGAGHEINNPLATIVGRVQQLLRDEVDPARRQALLTIGAQAYRVRDMIGDVMLFARPPVPQPERCRLDDLLENVIQQWSGAPNWPGVTLSAGPTAGITLLVDPVQFAVALHELLRNAAEAILPGGGEIRIETTVESNQARIAVLDAGRGFSDVERRHAFDPFYSGRQAGRGLGFGLCKVWRILTAHGGRIAIESAPGGPTTVATWWPVTERP; translated from the coding sequence ATGTCCGGACAGGCCACAGATTCCGAAGAGGCTCCGGCGAGTTCGTTTTCTCTCGAACCGGATGCCGATCACCTGGCGGCGCTTGGCGAGTTCGCCGCCGGGGCGGGGCACGAAATCAATAATCCGCTGGCCACGATCGTCGGACGAGTCCAGCAACTCCTTCGGGATGAAGTCGACCCGGCGCGCCGGCAGGCGCTGCTGACCATCGGCGCCCAGGCCTATCGCGTACGCGACATGATCGGCGACGTCATGTTGTTCGCCCGCCCCCCCGTTCCGCAGCCGGAACGTTGCCGGCTGGACGATCTGCTTGAGAACGTCATCCAGCAATGGTCCGGCGCCCCGAACTGGCCGGGAGTGACTCTCTCGGCAGGGCCGACCGCGGGAATCACTCTGCTGGTTGATCCCGTGCAGTTTGCCGTGGCTCTGCACGAACTGCTGCGAAACGCCGCTGAGGCGATCTTGCCCGGCGGCGGTGAAATCCGCATTGAGACGACGGTCGAGTCGAACCAGGCGAGAATCGCAGTCCTCGACGCCGGGCGCGGATTTTCCGACGTCGAGCGCCGGCACGCCTTCGACCCGTTCTATTCCGGCCGGCAGGCGGGACGGGGCCTGGGCTTCGGTCTGTGCAAGGTCTGGAGAATCCTGACCGCACATGGCGGACGGATTGCGATTGAGTCCGCGCCCGGCGGACCGACGACCGTCGCCACCTGGTGGCCGGTGACTGAGCGGCCCTGA